One stretch of Pigmentiphaga aceris DNA includes these proteins:
- a CDS encoding NAD(P)/FAD-dependent oxidoreductase: MTEHLRTEVAIIGGGIVGGSAALFLRKRGIDVTLLETAVCGAKASGVNYGGVRRQGRAVDQLPLARRAHALWAELPALIGTDGEYVRAGHLKLARNEEDLALLEAYRAKTRGYGLNLEIIAGERFRQLYSWLGKGVIAGSLCPEDGHANPRLVSPAFGRAAARLGARVLENHRVTAVHHDGKEFVLRVGDALEIRARVLLNCAGAWGNEFARAFNEPVPEEAIHPLMMVTEPLPVFSDLSLGIQGGSIYARQVARGNVIIGGGRGISAGPDFAQPDFARPGRAAIPTLLAAVGRVMPALANAHVIRFWSGVEGNMPDHNPVLGPSGTTPGLFHAFGFSGAGFQIGPAVGEVLADLVTTGTSAIPIDTFGIARYATSTRTQVDQSHPAGTHEETT; this comes from the coding sequence ATGACCGAACATCTGCGAACCGAGGTTGCGATCATTGGCGGCGGCATCGTCGGCGGCAGCGCGGCGCTGTTCCTGCGCAAGCGCGGCATTGACGTCACCTTGCTGGAAACCGCCGTCTGCGGTGCCAAGGCCAGTGGCGTGAACTACGGCGGCGTGCGTCGTCAGGGCCGTGCGGTGGATCAGTTGCCGCTTGCGCGACGGGCGCATGCGCTGTGGGCAGAACTGCCTGCGCTGATCGGCACCGATGGTGAATACGTGCGCGCCGGGCACTTGAAGCTTGCGCGCAATGAAGAAGACCTGGCGCTGCTGGAAGCCTATCGCGCCAAGACGCGCGGCTATGGGTTGAACCTGGAAATCATTGCCGGCGAACGCTTCCGTCAGTTGTACTCCTGGCTGGGCAAGGGCGTGATCGCAGGGTCCTTGTGTCCCGAAGACGGTCATGCCAATCCACGCTTGGTTTCACCCGCGTTTGGTCGTGCAGCAGCCCGCTTGGGTGCACGCGTGCTGGAAAACCACCGGGTCACGGCAGTGCATCACGACGGCAAGGAATTTGTGCTGCGTGTGGGCGATGCGCTCGAAATCCGCGCGCGCGTGTTGCTTAATTGCGCAGGAGCCTGGGGCAACGAGTTTGCCCGTGCATTCAATGAGCCCGTGCCCGAAGAAGCCATCCATCCGCTGATGATGGTGACGGAGCCGTTGCCAGTGTTTTCCGATCTGAGCCTGGGTATTCAGGGCGGCAGCATCTACGCGCGCCAGGTTGCGCGTGGCAACGTCATCATTGGCGGTGGACGCGGCATCAGCGCTGGCCCGGACTTCGCACAACCTGATTTTGCCCGACCCGGTCGGGCAGCCATTCCGACATTGCTGGCAGCAGTAGGGCGTGTCATGCCCGCGCTGGCCAATGCGCATGTCATTCGTTTCTGGTCGGGCGTGGAAGGAAATATGCCCGATCACAATCCGGTGCTTGGCCCCAGCGGGACCACGCCCGGTCTGTTCCATGCTTTCGGTTTTTCCGGTGCCGGTTTCCAGATCGGTCCGGCGGTGGGAGAGGTGCTGGCCGATCTGGTCACCACCGGCACAAGCGCCATTCCCATCGACACCTTTGGCATTGCCCGATACGCCACGTCCACCCGGACGCAGGTTGATCAATCCCATCCCGCTGGAACCCACGAGGAGACAACATGA
- a CDS encoding ABC transporter permease, protein MNTATHASGAPAASNKIPATTKVAIAGALPLTIVFLTLVLAPLILTLLLSFSQYDFAKGIQPGYTVAHYWAIVTDDYFLKIFWRTFWIAGLTTLFCILIGAPEAYVLSRMKKPWRSIFLLVVLSPLLVSLVVRAFGWSMLLGPHGAVGAVADKLGFGPLLYTPTAIIIALVHVMLPFMVIPVWTSLQKLDPTVEQAAYSLNASRFQTLFKVVMPQAMPGILSGSLIVFGLAASSFAIPALLGGRRLKMVATIVYDEFMTELNWPLGAAIAILLLIANVIIMLAYNRVVERSYKRSLG, encoded by the coding sequence ATGAACACGGCTACCCACGCTTCCGGTGCGCCGGCAGCTTCCAACAAAATTCCGGCCACGACCAAGGTCGCCATTGCAGGTGCCTTGCCGCTGACCATTGTCTTCCTGACACTGGTACTGGCCCCGCTGATACTGACGCTGCTGCTGTCGTTCAGCCAATACGATTTCGCCAAGGGCATTCAGCCCGGCTACACGGTTGCCCACTACTGGGCCATCGTGACCGACGATTATTTCCTGAAGATTTTCTGGCGCACTTTCTGGATCGCCGGCCTGACGACGCTGTTCTGCATTTTGATCGGCGCACCGGAAGCCTATGTGCTCAGTCGGATGAAAAAGCCCTGGCGCTCGATCTTCCTGCTTGTGGTGTTGTCGCCCTTGCTGGTCTCGCTGGTGGTGCGTGCCTTCGGCTGGAGCATGCTGCTGGGTCCGCATGGCGCAGTGGGCGCGGTGGCCGACAAGCTTGGGTTTGGGCCGCTGCTGTACACGCCGACCGCCATCATCATTGCCTTGGTTCACGTGATGTTGCCGTTCATGGTGATCCCGGTCTGGACCTCGCTGCAAAAGCTCGACCCCACGGTTGAACAGGCTGCGTATTCGCTCAACGCGTCTCGCTTCCAGACACTGTTCAAAGTGGTGATGCCGCAAGCCATGCCCGGCATTCTGTCCGGCAGCCTGATTGTGTTCGGCTTGGCCGCAAGTTCCTTCGCCATTCCCGCACTGCTGGGTGGCCGTCGCCTGAAGATGGTTGCCACCATTGTTTACGACGAGTTCATGACCGAACTCAACTGGCCGCTTGGCGCCGCCATCGCCATCCTGCTGCTGATCGCCAACGTGATCATCATGCTGGCCTACAACCGTGTGGTCGAGCGCTCGTACAAGCGCAGCCTGGGCTAA
- a CDS encoding DUF2256 domain-containing protein codes for MHRKPHLPQKPCLCCGRPFAWRKKWEKVWDEVKYCSERCRRNRASSPSQSTQP; via the coding sequence ATGCACCGCAAACCGCATCTCCCCCAGAAGCCCTGCCTATGCTGCGGCCGACCTTTTGCCTGGCGAAAGAAGTGGGAGAAGGTGTGGGACGAGGTCAAATACTGTTCCGAGCGCTGCCGCCGTAACCGGGCAAGCTCGCCGTCGCAAAGTACTCAACCATGA
- a CDS encoding ABC transporter ATP-binding protein — protein MAFLRLDRVSKYYGDNCVVADFDLSVEKGEFVSLLGPSGCGKTTTLQMIAGFADVTKGRIELDGRDITHVQPNTRGLGIVFQSYALFPHMTVSDNVTFGLKMRKVPKEERVERTREALALVKLDKFGDRYPREMSGGQRQRVALARALVINPPVLLLDEPLSNLDAKLREEMQYELRRIQRKVGTTTIMVTHDQAEALSISDRVVVMQDGRATQVDAPYQMYEHPRSEFISTFVGKTNLVAGKVVGLAGGQATVESGALHVEVDGAGLALGDAVQISLRPEKLIVVPAGQGKLPCSVAVRYFLGTQWMYELDSPLGRLTVLAPNDGSRRPQDEGDAVGLDWAAGVVRVLAAGSAK, from the coding sequence ATGGCGTTTCTCCGACTGGACCGAGTGTCCAAGTACTACGGCGACAACTGTGTCGTCGCCGACTTCGATCTGTCGGTGGAAAAGGGCGAGTTTGTCTCGCTGCTGGGCCCGTCGGGCTGTGGCAAGACCACGACCTTGCAGATGATTGCGGGCTTTGCTGACGTGACCAAAGGCCGCATCGAACTCGACGGCCGTGACATCACCCATGTGCAGCCGAACACGCGCGGCCTGGGCATCGTGTTCCAGAGCTACGCGCTGTTCCCGCACATGACCGTGTCGGACAACGTCACCTTCGGTTTGAAGATGCGCAAGGTGCCGAAGGAAGAGCGTGTGGAACGCACGCGCGAAGCGCTGGCGCTGGTGAAGCTGGACAAGTTCGGCGACCGTTATCCGCGTGAAATGTCGGGTGGTCAGCGCCAGCGCGTGGCCCTGGCGCGCGCCTTGGTCATCAACCCGCCGGTGCTCTTGCTTGACGAGCCGCTGTCCAACCTGGATGCCAAGCTGCGCGAAGAAATGCAGTACGAGCTGCGCCGCATTCAGCGCAAGGTTGGTACGACCACCATCATGGTGACCCACGACCAGGCCGAGGCGCTGTCGATCAGCGACCGCGTGGTGGTGATGCAAGACGGCCGTGCTACGCAAGTCGATGCGCCTTACCAGATGTACGAACATCCGCGCTCGGAATTCATTTCTACCTTTGTGGGCAAGACCAATCTGGTTGCCGGCAAGGTGGTGGGCTTGGCGGGTGGTCAGGCAACTGTGGAAAGCGGTGCCTTGCATGTCGAGGTGGACGGCGCAGGTCTGGCCTTGGGTGACGCGGTGCAGATTTCGCTGCGCCCGGAAAAGCTCATCGTGGTGCCGGCAGGGCAGGGCAAGTTGCCCTGTTCAGTCGCCGTGCGTTATTTCCTGGGCACGCAATGGATGTACGAACTGGACAGCCCGCTGGGCCGCCTGACGGTATTGGCTCCCAACGACGGCAGCCGCCGCCCGCAAGACGAAGGCGACGCGGTGGGCCTGGACTGGGCCGCAGGCGTAGTGCGCGTGCTGGCAGCAGGGAGCGCGAAATGA
- a CDS encoding GFA family protein, whose protein sequence is MCHCSRCRKVGASALAFVDKGSFNLLEGKEFIQRYEPEAPFKYARTFCKNCGTSLGEIGSESESFPISVNCLDDDPEVRTQFHVYVGSKPAWYEICDSAKQFEESAA, encoded by the coding sequence ATGTGTCACTGCTCTCGCTGCCGTAAGGTTGGGGCAAGTGCTTTGGCATTCGTAGATAAAGGCTCATTCAACTTACTTGAGGGGAAGGAGTTTATTCAACGATATGAGCCGGAAGCACCTTTTAAGTATGCAAGGACTTTCTGCAAAAACTGTGGGACTTCATTGGGTGAAATTGGCTCGGAAAGTGAGTCATTTCCAATTTCAGTCAATTGCTTGGATGATGACCCAGAGGTAAGAACACAATTTCACGTATATGTTGGTTCCAAGCCTGCTTGGTATGAGATTTGCGATAGCGCGAAGCAATTTGAAGAGAGTGCTGCCTAA
- a CDS encoding IclR family transcriptional regulator — protein sequence MAKQASEDSDNSQGGLQRGFAIIRALANSPCEGLRLTEIATQAGLAQATAHRILRSLTLEGMVEQPEGGKSYRLSVEFFSLAARAGGRHSTLKALCRPALLRLSGMLKDTVFLLVRAGVDAICVDRVDGPLPIRSYTGDIGGRVPLGVGQAGLLMLAYMPEAEREEIIRFNVPRLHNLAYFDEIYLRASVEKTLALGYAATDHGEGPISGMAGVSVPILDQQGTAMAAISIGTLAERVNAERLPQIVKALGKEAAAISAQLNPFDPALRRPAQFLSNAAQEPWQPALQG from the coding sequence ATGGCCAAACAGGCTTCTGAAGATTCCGATAATTCGCAAGGCGGGCTGCAGCGCGGCTTTGCGATCATCCGGGCGTTGGCCAACTCGCCCTGCGAAGGATTGCGACTGACCGAGATCGCCACCCAGGCCGGCCTTGCTCAGGCAACCGCGCACCGGATTCTGCGCAGCCTGACGCTGGAAGGCATGGTGGAACAACCCGAAGGCGGCAAGTCGTATCGGTTGAGCGTGGAATTCTTCTCGCTGGCGGCGCGCGCAGGCGGACGGCACAGCACCTTGAAAGCCTTGTGCCGCCCTGCCCTGTTGCGGCTGTCGGGCATGCTGAAGGACACAGTGTTCCTGCTGGTGCGGGCGGGGGTGGATGCGATCTGCGTGGACCGGGTGGATGGGCCGCTGCCGATCCGGTCGTACACGGGTGATATCGGTGGCCGGGTGCCGCTGGGCGTGGGCCAGGCGGGGCTGTTGATGCTGGCCTATATGCCCGAGGCGGAGCGCGAGGAGATCATTCGCTTCAATGTGCCGAGGCTGCACAACCTGGCGTATTTCGATGAGATCTATCTGCGTGCGAGCGTGGAGAAGACGTTGGCGCTGGGGTATGCCGCGACGGACCATGGGGAGGGGCCGATTTCGGGGATGGCGGGTGTGTCGGTGCCGATTCTGGATCAGCAGGGGACGGCGATGGCGGCGATCAGTATCGGGACGCTGGCGGAACGGGTGAATGCGGAGCGTTTGCCGCAGATTGTGAAGGCGCTGGGCAAGGAGGCGGCGGCAATCAGCGCACAGCTGAATCCCTTCGATCCGGCATTGCGTCGACCCGCACAGTTCCTGAGCAACGCGGCGCAAGAACCCTGGCAGCCGGCTTTGCAAGGTTGA
- a CDS encoding ABC transporter permease, translating into MLKNGPIALAFNFLVVVFVLAPLVIVCLVAFTPETTLSVPTTSFSLRWFEAVFQHGDFMQAFKNSLWLAAISATISVVLGVPAALAIARHSFPGRDALNALFLSPLMIPHLVLGVALLRFFALIGSAGSFGWLVFAHVVVITPYVLRLVLGALIGFDRSIEHAALSLGASRTTVFFQVTLPLIIPGVSGGWLLAFINSFDELTMSVFITAPSTVTLPVRMYMYATESIDPMMAAVSALVIALTAVTMFLLDRIYGLDRVLVGSK; encoded by the coding sequence ATGCTCAAGAATGGCCCGATCGCACTGGCGTTCAATTTCCTGGTGGTGGTGTTTGTATTGGCACCGCTGGTCATCGTGTGTCTGGTGGCGTTCACGCCCGAGACCACCTTGTCGGTGCCGACCACCAGCTTCTCGCTGCGTTGGTTCGAAGCCGTGTTCCAGCATGGCGACTTCATGCAGGCGTTCAAGAACAGCCTGTGGCTGGCAGCCATCTCAGCCACCATCTCCGTGGTGCTGGGCGTGCCGGCAGCATTGGCGATTGCCCGCCACAGTTTCCCCGGCCGCGATGCGCTGAACGCATTGTTCCTGTCGCCGCTGATGATTCCGCACTTGGTGCTGGGCGTTGCGCTGCTGCGTTTCTTCGCGTTGATCGGCAGCGCGGGCAGCTTTGGCTGGCTGGTGTTTGCGCACGTGGTGGTGATCACGCCCTACGTGTTGCGACTGGTGCTGGGCGCGCTGATCGGCTTCGACCGCAGCATTGAACATGCAGCCTTGTCGCTGGGTGCAAGCCGCACCACGGTGTTCTTCCAGGTCACCTTGCCGCTGATCATTCCTGGCGTGTCGGGGGGCTGGTTGCTGGCCTTCATCAACAGCTTCGACGAGCTGACGATGTCGGTGTTCATTACCGCACCGTCTACCGTCACGCTGCCGGTGCGCATGTACATGTATGCCACGGAATCGATCGACCCGATGATGGCCGCAGTGTCTGCATTGGTGATCGCGCTGACTGCGGTGACCATGTTCCTGCTTGATCGCATCTACGGTCTGGACCGGGTGCTGGTCGGCTCGAAGTGA
- a CDS encoding Lrp/AsnC family transcriptional regulator — protein MSKCLPLIELDETDRALLHHLQEDGSLSSAALGERLSMTVTPCWRRRKRLEDQGIIKDYQANLDRRKLGYDVLAFAQVTFGDHSANAPDNFERIILDHPEVLSCHKVTGAADYMLSVLATDLESYGRFVEEVLRKQPGITAIQSSLALREIKAVTRIPVPEDGVDQRG, from the coding sequence ATGAGCAAATGCTTACCCTTGATTGAGCTAGACGAGACAGATCGTGCCCTGCTGCATCACTTGCAGGAAGACGGCAGTCTGAGCAGCGCAGCGCTGGGAGAACGTCTGTCGATGACCGTCACCCCGTGCTGGCGTCGCCGCAAGCGTCTGGAAGATCAGGGCATCATCAAGGACTATCAGGCCAATCTGGACAGGCGTAAGTTAGGCTACGACGTGCTCGCGTTTGCGCAGGTCACCTTCGGCGATCATTCCGCCAATGCACCCGATAACTTCGAACGCATCATCCTCGATCATCCCGAAGTGCTGTCTTGCCATAAGGTGACGGGTGCCGCCGACTATATGCTCAGCGTGTTGGCAACCGACCTGGAAAGCTACGGTCGCTTCGTGGAAGAAGTCTTGCGCAAACAGCCGGGCATTACCGCGATCCAGTCCAGCTTGGCCTTACGTGAGATCAAGGCGGTTACTCGCATTCCTGTACCTGAAGATGGTGTTGATCAGCGCGGTTGA
- a CDS encoding DASH family cryptochrome, whose protein sequence is MSTVLFWFRNDLRLHDQLALRAACAQGTQHLLPVLCLPDAAQDSGWGFARMGPHRRAWWASTIENLRQNLQALGCPLLVCTEAPTTALPALAQAVGADAIVCEDIAAPEEQADVHALRAAGLQVRTVWQSSLLDPARLPWPVSQLPRVFTPFRQAVEKARLRPDAPLPAPTSLPPWPKGVPDNYLHGQDETLAAFAGARPALDVRSAFPYQQPAQNDGEQSALNHLTQYLARGLPTDYKRTRNGLIGMDYSSKWSPWLATGALSPRQAMAQLNQFEAEHGASDGSYWLWFELLWRDYFRFLHLQHGRALYRARGLGSARDTPHDPARFVTWCAGQTGQPLVDAAMRELAATGYMSNRVRQVAASYLVNDFACDWRVGAAWFEHHLVDYDVYSNQGNWLYIAGRGTDPQGGRRFNPEQQATAYDPDGAYRHLWGTA, encoded by the coding sequence ATGAGCACGGTGCTGTTCTGGTTCCGCAACGACCTGCGTCTGCACGACCAACTGGCGTTGCGCGCGGCCTGTGCGCAGGGCACCCAACACCTGTTGCCCGTGCTGTGCCTGCCCGACGCCGCGCAAGACAGCGGCTGGGGTTTTGCACGCATGGGGCCGCACCGGCGTGCCTGGTGGGCATCCACGATTGAAAACCTGCGCCAGAATTTGCAGGCCCTGGGCTGTCCGCTGCTGGTCTGTACGGAAGCACCCACCACCGCCCTGCCCGCGCTGGCACAAGCCGTGGGTGCAGACGCAATTGTGTGCGAAGACATTGCCGCGCCCGAAGAACAGGCGGACGTGCATGCATTGCGCGCTGCCGGCCTGCAAGTGCGCACCGTCTGGCAAAGCAGCCTTCTCGATCCGGCCCGGCTGCCTTGGCCGGTGTCGCAACTGCCGCGTGTTTTCACGCCGTTTCGGCAGGCGGTTGAAAAGGCGCGTCTGCGTCCGGATGCACCACTGCCTGCGCCCACCAGCCTGCCGCCCTGGCCCAAGGGTGTGCCCGATAACTATCTGCATGGTCAGGATGAGACCCTGGCCGCATTTGCAGGCGCGCGCCCTGCCCTGGATGTGCGCAGTGCTTTTCCCTACCAGCAGCCCGCGCAAAACGACGGTGAGCAGTCCGCACTGAACCACCTGACGCAGTACTTGGCACGCGGTCTGCCCACCGACTACAAACGCACGCGCAACGGCCTGATCGGCATGGACTATTCCAGCAAGTGGTCACCCTGGCTTGCTACCGGTGCGTTGTCACCACGACAAGCCATGGCGCAGCTGAACCAGTTCGAAGCCGAACACGGAGCAAGCGACGGCAGCTACTGGCTTTGGTTCGAGCTGCTGTGGCGCGACTACTTCCGCTTCCTGCATTTACAGCATGGTCGCGCGCTGTATCGCGCTCGCGGGCTTGGCTCGGCACGGGACACCCCGCACGACCCAGCTCGGTTTGTTACTTGGTGCGCGGGCCAGACAGGTCAGCCGTTGGTCGATGCGGCCATGCGCGAACTGGCCGCCACTGGCTACATGAGCAACCGCGTGCGCCAAGTGGCCGCAAGCTATCTGGTGAACGACTTCGCCTGCGACTGGCGTGTCGGCGCGGCATGGTTTGAACATCATCTGGTGGATTACGACGTCTACAGCAACCAGGGCAACTGGCTGTACATCGCAGGCCGAGGCACCGACCCCCAAGGTGGCCGCCGCTTCAACCCCGAGCAGCAAGCCACCGCTTACGATCCCGATGGCGCATACCGACACCTGTGGGGCACGGCGTGA
- a CDS encoding NAD(P)/FAD-dependent oxidoreductase produces the protein MIGTNNDATAIQPVIVGAGPAGVRAAEALVAAGLRPIMLDEAARAGGQIYRQPPPGFKRPKSALYGSEHHKADGVHRSMDALAGKIDYLTQALVWHCEGNVLDVLVDGVTRTIPYSHLILATGATDRVLPFPGWLTPGVYTLGGSQVALKYQGCAIGADVVFAGTGPLLYLVAYQYAKAGARVRAVLDTARVSDHAAGLTGMLRAPGLLAKGLYYMGWLRAHGVPIHNGIRPVRVLGDERVSGIVWRDAQGRELQVECDAVGYGLALRSETQLASLAGCQFDFNRQDRAWLPTRDRAGRSSVSGVYVAGDGAGIAGADAAELAGERAGLALIEDLGMKVDAARAQDLEKQLAGIGRVRQALERSFPFPTDWAESVQDDLVICRCEEITAGTLRACVAETGAREMNRVKALTRVGMGRCQGRMCSAGATELLAHALKVGPEQVGRLRSQPPVKPFPIRVMVEEQS, from the coding sequence GTGATCGGCACTAACAACGACGCCACCGCGATTCAGCCCGTTATCGTTGGAGCAGGCCCGGCTGGGGTGCGTGCAGCCGAAGCGCTGGTGGCAGCCGGTCTGCGGCCCATAATGCTGGACGAAGCGGCGCGTGCCGGCGGACAGATCTATCGCCAGCCGCCGCCCGGGTTCAAGCGCCCGAAGTCGGCTTTGTACGGGTCGGAACACCACAAGGCCGATGGCGTGCATCGCAGCATGGATGCCTTGGCCGGCAAGATCGATTACCTCACCCAAGCACTGGTCTGGCATTGCGAAGGCAATGTGCTCGACGTGCTGGTCGATGGCGTCACACGCACGATTCCGTATTCCCATCTGATTCTTGCCACCGGTGCAACCGATCGCGTGTTGCCGTTCCCGGGTTGGCTGACACCGGGTGTTTACACCCTGGGCGGCTCCCAAGTGGCGTTGAAGTACCAAGGCTGTGCGATTGGTGCCGACGTAGTGTTCGCGGGCACCGGTCCTTTGCTGTATCTGGTGGCTTATCAATACGCCAAAGCCGGTGCACGGGTTCGGGCGGTGCTGGACACGGCACGGGTATCGGACCATGCAGCAGGCTTGACCGGCATGCTGCGTGCGCCCGGTCTGTTGGCCAAGGGCCTGTATTACATGGGCTGGCTGCGCGCACATGGCGTACCCATCCATAACGGGATTCGTCCGGTGCGCGTGCTGGGCGACGAACGTGTCAGCGGCATCGTCTGGCGTGACGCGCAAGGCCGCGAACTACAAGTGGAATGTGACGCCGTGGGCTATGGCCTGGCCTTGCGGTCCGAGACCCAGCTGGCAAGCTTGGCGGGTTGCCAATTCGACTTCAACCGGCAAGACCGAGCATGGCTGCCCACGCGTGACCGCGCCGGTCGCAGCTCGGTATCGGGTGTCTACGTGGCGGGTGATGGCGCGGGCATTGCCGGTGCCGATGCGGCCGAACTGGCTGGTGAACGTGCAGGTCTTGCGCTGATTGAAGACCTGGGCATGAAGGTGGACGCGGCACGTGCGCAAGACCTGGAAAAACAATTGGCTGGCATCGGCCGGGTGCGTCAGGCGCTGGAGCGTTCATTCCCGTTCCCGACCGACTGGGCAGAAAGCGTGCAGGACGACTTGGTGATCTGCCGCTGTGAAGAAATCACGGCAGGCACTTTGCGAGCCTGTGTGGCGGAAACCGGCGCACGCGAGATGAACCGTGTTAAAGCCTTGACCCGCGTAGGCATGGGCCGTTGCCAAGGCCGCATGTGCAGCGCGGGCGCGACCGAGCTGTTGGCGCACGCGCTGAAAGTCGGCCCGGAACAAGTGGGTCGCTTGCGCAGCCAGCCGCCCGTCAAACCGTTCCCGATTCGTGTGATGGTCGAGGAACAATCATGA
- a CDS encoding (2Fe-2S)-binding protein, translating into MSLLKRLVDTERAPVAFVLDGKACQALLGDTVLTAVLTQADRLRQSEFSGRPRAGFCMMGACQDCWVRTEDGRRLRACSTFIEEDMQVVTTIVQVPVATQAAAWPEDET; encoded by the coding sequence ATGTCTTTGCTGAAGCGCCTGGTCGATACCGAGCGCGCCCCCGTGGCATTTGTGCTGGATGGCAAAGCCTGCCAGGCCTTGCTAGGCGATACCGTCCTGACGGCGGTGCTGACGCAGGCCGATCGCCTGCGGCAGTCTGAATTCAGCGGGCGTCCGCGCGCCGGTTTCTGCATGATGGGGGCCTGTCAGGATTGCTGGGTACGCACGGAAGATGGCCGTCGTCTGCGCGCTTGCTCGACCTTCATCGAAGAAGATATGCAGGTGGTAACGACGATTGTCCAGGTGCCGGTGGCAACGCAGGCTGCCGCTTGGCCGGAGGATGAAACGTGA
- a CDS encoding ABC transporter substrate-binding protein — protein MKHQSLTVSALAGAIKCLAGAAVLAAVSTGAMAQTKTLYVGMNGGDMERAFTQHVFPDFEKANDVKIVVVPGTSADILAKAQAFKDKPQMHVMFLDDGVMVRAASMGLCQKLGDDPVMKEVYPTARLNGDMAVGIDMGMTGLAYNTKMFKDNGWAPPTSWMDLADPKYKGKVVFQSAASSTFGLHGFLMYNRIKGGDEKNVDPGFKAWSGDVGKNVLEYITNSAKIAEMVQTGEAAIFPLTPTAVGRLQKRGIPVEYVQPKEGSVILMVAECVIANNSEPELAQKLAHYLLSAPAQAKALEFGNHFPSNTNVTASGEAKPYLDKFQGYMKTATVLDWDLINANRQQWNTRWNRAVEQ, from the coding sequence ATGAAACACCAATCCCTGACTGTCAGCGCCCTTGCCGGCGCAATCAAGTGCCTGGCGGGCGCAGCCGTGCTGGCTGCCGTGTCGACCGGTGCCATGGCACAGACCAAGACCCTGTATGTCGGCATGAACGGCGGCGACATGGAGCGCGCGTTCACGCAGCACGTGTTCCCCGATTTCGAGAAAGCCAACGATGTGAAGATCGTGGTGGTTCCGGGCACCTCGGCCGATATTCTGGCCAAGGCACAAGCCTTCAAGGACAAGCCGCAAATGCACGTCATGTTCCTGGACGACGGCGTGATGGTGCGTGCCGCGTCGATGGGCCTGTGCCAGAAGCTGGGCGACGACCCGGTGATGAAAGAGGTCTACCCGACGGCGCGTCTGAACGGTGACATGGCTGTCGGCATCGACATGGGCATGACCGGTCTGGCCTACAACACCAAGATGTTCAAGGACAACGGTTGGGCACCCCCGACGTCGTGGATGGATTTGGCTGACCCGAAGTACAAGGGCAAGGTCGTGTTCCAGTCGGCCGCGTCCAGCACTTTCGGTCTGCATGGCTTCCTGATGTACAACCGCATCAAGGGTGGCGACGAGAAGAATGTGGACCCGGGCTTCAAGGCTTGGTCGGGTGATGTGGGCAAGAACGTGCTCGAATACATCACGAATTCGGCCAAAATTGCTGAGATGGTGCAGACTGGTGAAGCGGCGATTTTCCCGCTGACGCCGACTGCTGTGGGTCGTCTGCAGAAGCGTGGCATTCCGGTTGAGTATGTGCAGCCGAAGGAAGGTTCGGTGATTCTGATGGTGGCTGAGTGTGTGATCGCGAACAATAGCGAGCCGGAATTGGCGCAGAAGCTGGCTCACTATCTGTTGTCGGCACCGGCTCAGGCTAAGGCGCTTGAGTTCGGCAATCACTTCCCGTCGAATACGAATGTGACGGCGTCTGGTGAGGCCAAGCCGTATCTGGATAAGTTCCAGGGCTATATGAAGACGGCGACGGTGCTTGATTGGGATCTGATCAATGCAAATCGTCAGCAGTGGAATACGCGTTGGAATCGCGCTGTAGAGCAGTGA